One genomic window of Setaria italica plastid, complete genome includes the following:
- the ndhI gene encoding NADH-plastoquinone oxidoreductase subunit I has product MFPMLTGFISYGQQTIRAARYIGQGFIITLSHTNRLPVTIHYPYEKSITSERFRGRIHFEFDKCIACEVCVRVCPIDLPLVDWRFEKDIKRKQLLNYSIDFGVCIFCGNCVEYCPTNCLSMTEEYELSTYDRHELNYNQIALSRLPISIMGDYTIQTIRNSPQSKIDEEKSCNSRTITDY; this is encoded by the coding sequence ATGTTCCCTATGCTAACTGGGTTCATTAGTTATGGTCAACAAACAATACGCGCCGCAAGATACATTGGTCAAGGTTTCATAATTACCTTATCCCACACAAATCGTTTACCTGTAACGATTCACTACCCTTATGAAAAATCAATTACATCGGAGCGTTTCCGGGGGCGAATACACTTTGAATTTGATAAATGCATTGCTTGTGAAGTATGTGTTCGCGTATGCCCGATAGATCTACCTCTTGTGGATTGGAGATTTGAAAAGGATATTAAAAGGAAACAATTGCTTAATTATAGTATTGATTTCGGAGTTTGTATATTTTGTGGTAACTGTGTTGAATACTGTCCGACAAATTGTTTATCGATGACTGAAGAATATGAACTTTCTACTTATGATCGTCATGAATTGAATTACAATCAAATTGCTTTGAGTCGGTTACCAATCTCCATAATGGGAGATTACACAATTCAAACAATTAGGAATTCGCCTCAAAGTAAAATAGACGAAGAAAAATCTTGTAATTCAAGAACGATTACTGATTACTAG
- the ndhG gene encoding NADH-plastoquinone oxidoreductase subunit 6, producing the protein MDLPGPIHEILVLFGGFILLLGGLGVVLLTNPIYSAFSLGLVLVCISLFYFLLNSYFVAVAQLLIYVGAINVLIIFAVMFVNGSEWSKDKNFWTIGDGFTLLLCITIPFSLMTTIPDTSWYGILWTTRANQIVEQGLINNVQQIGIHLATDFYLPFELISLILLVSLIGAITMARQ; encoded by the coding sequence ATGGATTTACCTGGACCAATACATGAGATTCTTGTGCTATTTGGGGGATTTATTCTTCTACTAGGGGGTCTAGGAGTAGTATTACTTACCAACCCAATTTATTCTGCCTTTTCGCTGGGATTAGTTCTTGTTTGTATATCCTTATTCTATTTTTTATTGAATTCCTACTTTGTAGCTGTCGCACAACTTCTTATTTATGTGGGAGCCATAAATGTCTTGATCATATTTGCTGTAATGTTTGTAAACGGCTCAGAGTGGTCTAAAGATAAGAATTTTTGGACTATTGGAGATGGGTTTACTTTACTCCTTTGTATAACTATTCCTTTTTCACTAATGACTACTATCCCAGATACGTCGTGGTATGGAATTCTTTGGACTACAAGAGCAAACCAAATAGTAGAACAGGGTCTCATAAATAACGTTCAACAAATTGGGATTCATTTAGCAACCGATTTTTATCTTCCGTTTGAACTCATTTCCCTAATTCTTCTAGTTTCTTTAATAGGTGCAATTACTATGGCTCGACAATAA
- the ndhH gene encoding NADH-plastoquinone oxidoreductase subunit 7: MSLPLTRKDLMIVNMGPQHPSMHGVLRLIVTLDGEDVIDCEPILGYLHRGMEKIAENRTIIQYLPYVTRWDYLATMFTEAITVNAPEFLENIQIPQRASYIRVIMLELSRIASHLLWLGPFMADIGAQTPFFYIFRERELIYDLFEAATGMRMMHNYFRIGGVAADLPYGWMDKCLDFCDYFLRGVVEYQQLITQNPIFLERVEGVGFISGEEAVNWGLSGPMLRASGIQWDLRKIDPYESYNQFDWKVQWQKEGDSLARYLVRIGEMKESIKIIQQAVEKIPGGPYENLEARRFKNAKNSEWNDFEYRFLGKKPSPNFELSKQELYVRVEAPKGELGIYLVGDDSLFPWRWKIRPPGFINLQILPQLVKKMKLADIMTILGSIDIIMGEVDR, from the coding sequence ATGAGTCTACCGCTTACAAGAAAAGATCTCATGATAGTCAATATGGGCCCTCAACACCCATCAATGCATGGTGTTCTTCGACTGATCGTTACTCTCGATGGTGAAGATGTTATTGATTGCGAACCCATATTAGGGTATTTACACAGAGGAATGGAAAAAATCGCGGAAAACAGAACTATTATACAATACTTGCCTTATGTAACACGTTGGGATTATTTAGCTACTATGTTTACAGAAGCAATAACGGTAAATGCACCTGAATTCTTGGAGAATATTCAAATACCCCAAAGAGCCAGCTATATTAGGGTAATTATGTTAGAATTGAGCCGTATAGCTTCTCACTTATTATGGCTTGGACCTTTTATGGCGGATATCGGGGCACAGACTCCTTTTTTCTACATTTTTAGAGAGAGAGAATTGATATATGATCTATTTGAAGCTGCTACGGGTATGCGAATGATGCATAATTACTTTCGCATCGGAGGGGTAGCTGCCGATCTACCTTATGGATGGATGGATAAATGTTTAGATTTCTGTGATTATTTTTTACGAGGAGTTGTTGAATATCAACAACTTATTACACAGAATCCTATTTTTTTAGAACGAGTTGAAGGAGTCGGTTTTATTAGCGGAGAAGAAGCTGTAAATTGGGGCTTATCGGGCCCAATGTTACGAGCTTCTGGAATACAATGGGATCTTCGTAAAATTGATCCTTATGAGTCTTACAATCAATTTGATTGGAAAGTACAATGGCAAAAAGAAGGAGATTCGTTAGCTCGCTATTTAGTACGAATCGGTGAAATGAAGGAATCCATAAAAATTATTCAACAAGCTGTAGAGAAAATTCCGGGAGGACCTTATGAGAATTTAGAAGCCCGACGCTTTAAGAACGCAAAGAATTCCGAATGGAATGATTTTGAATATCGATTTCTTGGTAAAAAACCTTCGCCCAATTTTGAATTATCAAAGCAAGAGCTTTATGTAAGAGTAGAAGCTCCAAAAGGGGAATTAGGAATTTATCTGGTAGGAGATGATAGTCTTTTCCCCTGGAGATGGAAAATTCGTCCACCTGGTTTTATTAATTTGCAAATTCTTCCTCAGCTAGTTAAAAAAATGAAATTGGCTGATATCATGACGATATTAGGTAGTATAGATATCATTATGGGGGAAGTTGACCGTTGA
- the ndhA gene encoding NADH-plastoquinone oxidoreductase subunit 1, translating to MIIEIEVETINSFSKSELLKEVYGLIWILPILTLLLGITIEVLVIVWLEREISASIQQRIGPEYAGPLGLLQAIADGTKLLLKEDILPSRGDIPLFSIGPSIAIISVLLSFLVIPLGYRFVLADLSIGVFLWIAISSIAPIGLLMSGYSSNNKYSFSGGLRAAAQSISYEIPLTFCVLAISLLSNSSSTVDIVEAQSKYGFLGWNLWRQPIGFLVFLISSLAECERLPFDLPEAEEELVAGYQTEYSGIKYGLFYLVSYLNLLVSSLFVTVLYLGGWNLSIPYISFFGFFQMNKIMGILEMVIGIFITLTKAYLFLFISITIRWTLPRMRMDQLLNLGWKFLLPISLGNLLLTTSFQLVSL from the exons ATGATAATAGAGATAGAGGTAGAAACTATCAATTCTTTTTCGAAATCGGAATTATTAAAAGAAGTCTACGGACTGATATGGATTCTACCCATTTTGACCCTCCTACTGGGAATCACAATAGAAGTACTCGTAATTGTGTGGTTAGAAAGAGAAATATCGGCATCGATACAACAACGTATTGGTCCTGAATATGCTGGCCCGCTGGGACTGCTTCAAGCTATAGCAGATGGAACTAAGCTACTTTTAAAAGAGGATATCCTCCCATCCCGAGGAGATATTCCTTTATTTAGCATTGGTCCCTCTATAGCAATCATATCCGTTTTATTAAGTTTTTTAGTTATCCCTTTGGGATATCGTTTTGTTTTAGCTGATCTTAGTATTGGTGTTTTTTTATGGATTGCTATTTCAAGTATTGCTCCTATTGGTCTTCTCATGTCGGGATATAGCTCAAATAATAAATATTCTTTTTCAGGTGGTCTACGAGCGGCTGCTCAATCTATTAGTTATGAAATACCATTAACTTTTTGTGTACTAGCAATATCTCTA TTATCTAACAGTTCAAGTACAGTTGATATAGTTGAAGCACAGTCCAAATATGGTTTTTTGGGGTGGAATCTTTGGCGTCAGCCTATAGGTTTTCTAGTTTTTCTAATTTCTTCTTTGGCAGAATGTGAAAGATTACCCTTTGATTTACCAGAAGCGGAAGAAGAATTAGTAGCAGGTTATCAAACCGAATATTCTGGTATTAAATATGGTTTATTTTATCTTGTTTCTTACCTAAATTTATTAGTTTCCTCTTTATTTGTAACTGTTCTATACTTAGGCGGGTGGAATTTATCTATTCCCTATATATCCTTTTTTGGATTTTTCCAAATGAATAAAATAATGGGAATTTTGGAAATGGTAATAGGTATCTTTATTACATTAACTAAAGCTTATTTATTTCTCTTCATTTCTATCACAATAAGATGGACTTTACCCAGGATGAGAATGGATCAGTTATTAAATCTTGGATGGAAATTTCTTTTACCTATTTCTCTGGGCAATCTCTTATTAACAACTTCTTTCCAACTAGTTTCACTATAA